In the Hordeum vulgare subsp. vulgare chromosome 7H, MorexV3_pseudomolecules_assembly, whole genome shotgun sequence genome, one interval contains:
- the LOC123413477 gene encoding exopolygalacturonase-like, whose product MSLFLRRRSDMAFPLVALFFMISARWCLEVAHAGRQVFDVMDFGAIADGETDDSKAFIRAWMKACASPGRAAVVIPKGEYRLQPVVFRGPCKGYMEVRLAGVLRAPDDLAAFRGSHEWINFASIDGLLVTGGGTFDGRGESSWHLNECPTNPNCKPLPVSIKLGRVRNVTITAVTSLNSKFFHVIIIGSQDVSIHRVTIRAPRDSPNTDGVHIQGSSNVRITDTAIATGDDCVSVGPGSADITVSGVSCGPGHGISVGSLGRHPGEEDVRGLRVSNCTLAGTANGVRIKTWRGGLRPGSVVSGLVFEDIVMRKVRNPIIIDQEYCPYSSSSCRHESRPSVVKISDVKFKNIRGVSATQVAVKLSCSGASPCHGLELRDIDLRYVKRGVATESQCENVDGGVAGGMLVPPSCI is encoded by the exons ATGAGTTTGTTTCTCCGTAGGAGATCAGACATGGCGTTTCCCCTGGTTGCTCTGTTTTTCATGATCTCGGCTAGGTGGTGCCTGGAGGTCGCCCATGCCGGACGCCAGGTATTCGACGTTATGGACTTCGGCGCTATTGCCGACGGAGAGACGGATGACTCGAAG GCTTTTATAAGGGCGTGGATGAAGGCGTGCGCGTCGCCGGGGAGGGCCGCCGTCGTGATCCCCAAGGGCGAGTACCGGCTCCAGCCGGTGGTCTTCCGGGGGCCGTGCAAGGGCTACATGGAAGTGCGCCTCGCCGGCGTCCTCCGCGCACCCGACGACCTGGCCGCGTTCCGGGGCAGCCACGAGTGGATCAACTTCGCCAGCATCGACGGGCTGCTCGTCACGGGCGGCGGCACGTTCGACGGCCGCGGCGAGTCGTCGTGGCACCTCAACGAGTGCCCAACGAATCCGAACTGCAAGCCCCTCCCCGTC TCGATAAAGCTCGGGCGCGTCAGGAACGTGACCATCACGGCGGTGACGTCGCTGAATAGCAAGTTCTTCCACGTGATCATCATCGGCAGCCAGGACGTGTCCATCCATCGCGTCACCATCCGGGCTCCGCGGGACAGCCCCAACACCGACGGCGTCCACATCCAGGGCTCCTCCAACGTGCGCATCACCGACACGGCCATCGCCACAGGGGACGACTGCGTCTCCGTCGGCCCGGGGAGCGCCGACATCACCGTGTCCGGGGTGTCTTGCGGACCCGGCCACGGTATCAGCGTGGGCAGCCTCGGGAGGCACCCAGGCGAGGAGGACGTGCGCGGGCTGCGTGTGTCCAACTGCACCCTCGCCGGCACCGCCAACGGCGTACGCATCAAGACGTGGCGCGGCGGGCTCCGTCCGGGCTCGGTCGTGTCCGGTCTCGTCTTCGAAGACATCGTCATGAGGAAGGTCCGCAACCCAATCATCATCGACCAGGAGTACTGTCCCTACAGCTCCAGCTCCTGCCGCCATGAATCG CGGCCGTCCGTGGTGAAGATAAGCGATGTCAAGTTCAAGAACATCAGAGGCGTGTCGGCGACGCAGGTCGCGGTGAAGCTGTCGTGCAGCGGCGCGAGCCCGTGCCATGGACTAGAACTCAGGGACATCGACCTGAGGTACGTCAAGCGCGGCGTCGCCACAGAGTCACAGTGCGAAAACGTCGACGGTGGTGTCGCCGGCGGCATGCTCGTACCTCCCTCGTGTATATGA